DNA from Misgurnus anguillicaudatus chromosome 13, ASM2758022v2, whole genome shotgun sequence:
actaagtaagaaagtaattttttgtagtGTATACCGATATATATGCATCGGCAGATGTCATTTTAAGTAATCGATTATTGAAAGACTAAAACATAAATCTCTAAAGActaaaatgatttttattaGCGTAGTTtactttttctcattttcaaACCATTATACTTCTGACAGTTATAATCGATTAGAAAAGCTGCACATAATAAAATGTCTGGAGTTAAATGTAAAACTATACAATATAATAACAAACTCCACACATACGCTGCTGCTTACCTTCCTGTGTACAGGCTTTAACAGACATGGCCTTCTCTTTGCCAGAAAAGTGCCTGGCGCTCACGGTGACCAGGTACTGGGTGTCGGGCTGAAGGTTGGTTAGGACTGTGAAGTTCTGACGGTTATTGACGGTGACGATCTGAAGTCGTCCTGTAGGCAATGCTGAATACTCCACCTGATAACTCTGAATGAGGTGAGACAGCAGCGGACCCCAGCTCACCCGCACGCTGTTGCTGGTCGAATCTGACACGGTGACCGTAGACAGACTCTGAACCTCCGGCTGTGGAGTAGTGACTTCTGTAAAGACGTAAAAGAAGAGAAATTGTGTAAATTGTACATATGGCTAAAATTCAACTATAAATGACCCATTTCCTCTTAATCTTAATAGATATAAtagaaaggttcttcagatgttaaaagataggttcttctatggcatcatgaagcatctttatttttaaaagtgaggGGTCTTCATTGTCtcccttaataataataataatacatatctCACATTTATCTTGCTTCATGTACTATCACAGTGGATTGTGGGATTGGCTTATATAAATTTTATGCAATGCCGAATGTGACCATTGATTTATATGGGCAACCAAATAGGTTTTGTAACAAAGTTAATGTTTGTCAGTCAATCCTGTTACTTTATAATTTTGTAAACTCTGTTTTGCAAAGGGTTAAAGTTGTACAGAAATGACTAACATCATCCACACAATGACATATTAATCTCCTCTCACCTGGTTGTGTAGTAAAGGTGGCAGAAAGTGAGTTCAGGGACTGTTGGTTTGCCTTCGGAGTGAGTGTGACTCTGTACGTGGTGTCTGGACGCAGGTCTGTCAGCTGGGCCGAACTGGCGTCTCCAGGCCGAGTCATTTTTTGAAAAGGTTCCAAGCCTGTACCAGGGCTGGTGCCTGAACCTCCCCCACCGCCCGTCCCGCCTGATCGGATGGGCCCAAATTGGATATCATAGTGTCCAGTTCCAGCCAACACGGGTCTCCAATTCAAAAGAGCTGAAGTAGTGGTGACAGCCTTCACCTGTAACCTCTCAGCACGAATGATCTCTGTGTAGAATCAAAGAGAATGCGTAACTGTTTCATATTGCaaattaaagaggacatttcacaagacttttttaagatgaaaaacaaatctttggtgtttccaatatacatatgtgaagttttagctcaaaataccacacagaTAATAAATTATAGCAtggtaaaattgccactttgtagatgtgagcaaaaatgcaccgtttttgggtgtgtcctttaaaatgcaaatgagctgatgaaatgcaaacactgatcgtcatgatggtggtttgttgaaattaaaactcaattgtgctgtcaattttttttcgctcgctctctctcactctctgcactaaatggcagtgccatggttggatagtgcagattaaggggcggaattattataataagatccccttctgacatcacaaggggagctacatttcaattacctatttgtttacatacttgcagagaatggtttaccaaaactaagttactgagttgatctttATCACGTTTTTCAGGTTGATAGACGCACTGGGGAtcattttagtaaaaatatctaaaaattcttgtattaagatgctttttttgaaGATCAAAACgtttcaagaaaataagtctagtttttggaccaaaaatatcaaatttaagtgattttgtggataaaacaagcaaaaaaaaatctcccaatggggtaagcaaatatttcttacattttttagtgtttaagaaaaatgtccaagatttttttgcttaccccattgttttatgtacaaaatcacttaaatttgatatttttggtttaaaaactagacttattttcttgggtcgttttgctcatcaagaaaaataatcttaatttaagaattgttagatatttttactgaaaacaagacaaaaatactaagaaaatgttttcttgaaaatcatttttttgcagtgtataagcAAAAGCAACAATTTTGGCTTACAAGCACCACTAAATATCCGCATGCTTCATTCACTATTCACTATCACTAAATCtttcttatttagtattttttgtcttattttcagtacaaatatctaaacattcttcaacaatatgtattttcttgtttaccaaaaaaaagtgaatttgtgcctaaaacaagcaaaaaaaatctgccaaaaaggtaagaaattttttcttgaatttttcttaaattaagtgtttaagaaaaaagtttaagattatttttcttaccccattggcagattattattactattgtgttaaagcacaaattcacttaatttttttttttgtcaaaaatagacatattttcttaagtcattttgctcaatttttaaaatatttgtactgaaaacaagacaaaaatactaaataagaaagtcatttttgcagtgcacctTCCAAAAATGGCAGCTTCTAATCTGATCTTAATTGTTGGTTACGATCTCTGGATTTGTTTACATAAGTGTctagaaatgcacacatatgtAACACCTTATATATGTCCACTATAAATAGCTGTGTCTAGTGCACTGAGGGAATCTTAGCTGCGGGTCAAAAAGGCCAAAATAATTTTCGTATTAATAGCCCTCCATCTCTCATTACagtgtctctgtgtttgtgtccCCGTTTCCTCCAAGGCCAACTTCTCCTGAAGctgtctgtatctgtctgtcatAATCGACCGAGACTACTACGGGATGCTTGGGTGGAGGTAAAGAGCTATTTAGACGCACATTAGCTAAACTTCCCTGTTTAGAAGAGTCTCATAAGGTTATGATTAGCGAAGAGCGGGGTTGCCGCCTTAATCTAAAAAACTCTTGTCACATGaccatatatttaaaacatatgcaACTGCCTGTGCTTGACGTATAATTGTGCAACTTGCAGATCCTAGGaaattttctacatttaaagaaaatgtattttatgtatgtACTATActtgtttataaataaaaaaaattttttgaaaCCCACCAATAATGGCATTCCTCAAGTCCTCCGTGATGATGTTTATGTCATCAATATCCACAAAGTACAAGTGATCCTCTACAGGTGGGCTTACGACATTTCTCAGCACCTGGTAGTTCCCATGACCGGTGGAGACCACCAGCACAGCCACGCCCTCTTCTCTTAGTCGGGCCATCGGTTCCTGCACCGCACCCGGATCCACACCATCCGTGAGCCAGACTAGAACCCTGGGCAGATCTGGTCTGGCACCTCCTGGCACGCCCTGTTTCAACACCTGATTTCGGGCCATCAGCAGAGCATCTACAGTGTTGGTATCTCCCTTCAGCTGTTTACTCCTCTTTATAGCTGCCTGAAGTCCTTGTTGAGACCTGTAGGCATCAAAACCAAACTCGAGGTGGGGCTCGGTCCCAACCTGCAGCAGCCCCACCCTGACCTCATCCGGCCCCAGCGAGAATGGCAACAGGAGGTCAGACATGAAGTCCACCATACGGAAAAACTCGTAGGAGGCCACGCTGCCTGAAGAATCCAGGAGGAACAGGACATCGCCCTCGCAGCAGTTCAGAACTGGAGGTAAAAATAAGTTAGGAGATGTTTAAAGAAAAGTGATCTATGGTTTGACATTAACCTCAAGATGGGAAGAGATGTTATgagtgtttatttaacacatAGCAGCAATGAAAACACTCATGAGATTCCAGAGCACATGAGATGGtgcactcttaaaaaataaaggtgctacacaatgccatagaagaaccattttagcTGTATCGTTCCACTTTTAACATGCAAAGAACcgttctgtttcacaaaagtttttttgtagTGCAAAATGGtactttggggaaccaaaatattttcttcaatgGCACGTTTTttagaacctttatttttaatagcGTGCTTATCCATGTAGAAGTTCCCAAACATAGGCTATGTTTGGGTGGTTAACTTAAtgaaataaaggtgctttaatGCCAGAGAAGAACcttttttggctgaatggttccataaagaaccttaaacacccaaaaaagttttttgtattaaaaaaagttttttataccATGGTATGAAAGTAATGGTTCTTgtaagaacctttgactgaacgGTTCTTTgagaaaccaaaaatggttcatctatggcatcgctgtgaagaaccttatatgcatctttatttttaagagtttgCAGCAAAGAAACTGTATATAAAAAGATATATCACTGCTATTAACATGAATAGGggacaatgcaatgctcaataTGGCTGCTCGGGTGACTGAAGTCCCGCCtacaagttaaaaaaaaaacaatcatcaATCGATAAAGACTGACAATTCATTGGGGTAGGAGCTCTTTACAGAGTCACTTGACACGCTTGCCAACCTGTGCACATGCGCAGCAGCTGATACGACctcgaaaaaaacttttttagcaCAATTTGAGGTTAAGAAGCAAATGTTATGGCACCATTGATGTTGGGTATAAatgttggtcagaaatatgttgttttattGTATCGATAAATCGTAATACACACTAATAATACCCATCCGGTATTGAATCCGAAAAAGGCGATATTATGCACATCTTTTTCACGTAGTACGGCTCTTTGATCTGTAGGAAGTCCTTATAGATCTACAGCAACTggcacctttttttttttttaaaacactagCGGGGAAAAAGCTAGTTGTGATTTTCGCATGCAattttagagatatctgtctttCCTCATTTAAATAGATAGgactatctatctatttataaGATAGcactttaaatctaaacttaagacattcttctttaacaaagcattcacataaaatgtcaagtaaatgtacctatcccgcaatagttagtttgtccagaacaaagcattcacataactcatctgggtaatatacttatgccgcaatagttagcctgtctggtcacaccactgatctactggctgtccttcaacgtgatgcctagccaatgcctgaccaacgaaaattggctgaaccagtttaatccgcttacccatTTTATATCCCCATCATgtttatatgggtgattctcacgaaaccattgaaacaccacggcactaatgattttagctttaaaatgtgttctaccttgcacaatgtgtgatttcaacataagaatttataattgtaaattttatctcattttctgctgaaattctcattaccgcaatgtgtccggctgtgtttgaacatgcgttatgttgtaattt
Protein-coding regions in this window:
- the vwa1 gene encoding von Willebrand factor A domain-containing protein 1, encoding MEVRKVFTCVLFCVFLCAGAAQESIPESVLNCCEGDVLFLLDSSGSVASYEFFRMVDFMSDLLLPFSLGPDEVRVGLLQVGTEPHLEFGFDAYRSQQGLQAAIKRSKQLKGDTNTVDALLMARNQVLKQGVPGGARPDLPRVLVWLTDGVDPGAVQEPMARLREEGVAVLVVSTGHGNYQVLRNVVSPPVEDHLYFVDIDDINIITEDLRNAIIEIIRAERLQVKAVTTTSALLNWRPVLAGTGHYDIQFGPIRSGGTGGGGGSGTSPGTGLEPFQKMTRPGDASSAQLTDLRPDTTYRVTLTPKANQQSLNSLSATFTTQPEVTTPQPEVQSLSTVTVSDSTSNSVRVSWGPLLSHLIQSYQVEYSALPTGRLQIVTVNNRQNFTVLTNLQPDTQYLVTVSARHFSGKEKAMSVKACTQEVLPALSDLQLTTVGDESVQLRWRGNADGLRGYWVTWERDYSQRSTLYLPPNLLSTTLNHVPRSSRVCVSPVYRTARGEGICCTA